A single genomic interval of Bdellovibrionota bacterium harbors:
- the serS gene encoding serine--tRNA ligase encodes MIDIKLLEKSDSNYLAEYKASLKNRKGDPALVDQLLSLNQERKKMIAQAETQKANQNKQSQEIAKLKKEGKDASAQLESLKSLSDEIKKLYAEAEAADQKVQELCSILPNKAHKDVPVGQAETDNKIVRKWGEPKVFSFKAKEHFEIGEKLGILDFERATKVAGARFTILNGAAARLERALINFMLDIQTKEHHYQETNPPFMANSASFFGTGQFPKFTEDVFHVQGTDYHLIPTAEVPVTNYYRDEILDEAKLPIYLTAYTPCFRSEAGSYGKDTKGLIRQHQFNKVELVKITHPDRSYEEHEKMVLNAEEILKRLELPYRVSLLCTGDMGFGSSKTYDLEVWLPGQNSYREISSCSNCEDFQARRANIRFKSGTNKPQFAHTLNGSGLAVGRTLVAILENYQREDGSVEIPRALQPYTEFKEIR; translated from the coding sequence ATGATCGACATTAAATTACTAGAAAAATCAGATTCCAATTACCTTGCTGAATATAAAGCATCTTTAAAGAATAGAAAAGGTGACCCTGCGCTCGTAGATCAACTTCTCTCTCTGAATCAGGAAAGAAAGAAAATGATCGCGCAAGCCGAGACGCAAAAGGCGAACCAAAACAAACAATCTCAAGAAATCGCTAAACTTAAAAAAGAGGGTAAGGATGCAAGCGCACAGCTTGAGTCCTTAAAATCTTTAAGCGATGAAATTAAAAAATTATATGCGGAGGCAGAAGCTGCGGATCAAAAAGTTCAAGAACTTTGCAGCATTCTCCCAAACAAAGCGCATAAAGATGTTCCGGTGGGTCAAGCGGAAACTGACAATAAGATTGTCAGAAAATGGGGAGAGCCAAAAGTCTTTTCATTTAAAGCAAAAGAGCATTTTGAAATTGGGGAAAAATTAGGAATTTTGGATTTCGAAAGAGCAACAAAAGTTGCAGGTGCTAGATTTACGATTTTGAATGGAGCGGCGGCAAGACTTGAAAGGGCTTTAATCAACTTCATGCTAGATATCCAAACCAAAGAGCATCATTATCAAGAAACAAATCCTCCGTTCATGGCGAATAGTGCGAGCTTCTTTGGTACGGGACAATTTCCTAAGTTCACAGAAGATGTCTTTCACGTACAAGGTACAGATTACCATTTGATTCCAACGGCGGAAGTTCCTGTAACGAATTATTATAGAGATGAAATTTTAGATGAGGCCAAGCTTCCGATTTATTTAACGGCATACACTCCGTGCTTTAGATCTGAAGCGGGCAGTTACGGTAAGGATACGAAAGGCCTTATTCGTCAGCATCAATTCAATAAAGTCGAGTTAGTAAAGATCACTCATCCTGATAGATCTTATGAAGAGCACGAAAAAATGGTTTTGAATGCTGAAGAAATTCTAAAAAGATTAGAGCTTCCGTATAGAGTATCACTTCTTTGTACCGGCGATATGGGTTTTGGATCCTCTAAGACTTACGATCTAGAAGTTTGGCTACCAGGTCAGAATTCTTATCGTGAGATCTCATCTTGTTCAAACTGCGAAGATTTCCAAGCGAGAAGAGCAAATATTAGATTTAAATCAGGCACAAATAAGCCTCAGTTTGCACATACGCTGAATGGATCAGGGCTTGCCGTAGGAAGAACATTGGTAGCCATTTTAGAAAACTACCAACGAGAAGATGGTTCAGTGGAAATTCCCAGAGCACTGCAACCGTATACAGAATTCAAAGAGATCAGATGA